From the genome of Gloeocapsa sp. DLM2.Bin57, one region includes:
- the rsmI gene encoding 16S rRNA (cytidine(1402)-2'-O)-methyltransferase produces the protein MTLYLVGTPIGNLEDMTYRAVRILQRVDLIAAEDTRHTAKLLQHFQINTPQISYHHHNRNSRISELINLLQQGKSIAIVTDAGMPTISDPGLEILQEAIATGIEVIPIPGVTAVITALAVAGLDSSRFVFEGFLPTKAKLRKARLHQLERETRTIILYEAPHRLLTTLEDLAQLGSDRPLVLARELTKLHEDLWRGTIAQARELYQHRQPQGEYTLVVGGYQGVEIEYLDENQLKQELERLTAQGMSLTQACKEIAPFTNLSRREIYQLTIAKKFFD, from the coding sequence ATGACTCTCTATCTCGTTGGCACTCCTATTGGTAATCTAGAAGATATGACTTATCGTGCTGTGCGTATTCTGCAAAGGGTGGATTTAATCGCCGCTGAGGATACTAGACATACCGCTAAACTTTTACAGCATTTCCAGATTAACACACCCCAAATTAGTTATCATCACCATAATCGTAACTCCCGTATCTCTGAATTGATTAATTTATTACAACAGGGTAAAAGCATCGCTATAGTTACAGACGCGGGTATGCCCACTATTTCTGATCCTGGTTTGGAAATCCTCCAAGAGGCGATCGCCACCGGTATTGAGGTTATTCCTATTCCTGGGGTTACCGCGGTTATTACCGCTTTAGCGGTAGCGGGTTTAGATAGTTCCCGCTTTGTCTTTGAAGGGTTTTTACCGACTAAGGCTAAACTCAGAAAAGCCCGTCTCCATCAGTTAGAAAGGGAAACTCGCACGATTATTCTCTATGAAGCTCCTCATCGTTTATTGACTACTTTAGAGGATTTAGCTCAACTAGGCAGCGATCGCCCCTTGGTTTTAGCCCGAGAGTTAACCAAACTTCATGAAGATTTGTGGCGAGGCACGATCGCTCAAGCTAGGGAATTATACCAACACCGACAACCCCAGGGAGAATATACCCTAGTGGTTGGGGGTTATCAAGGAGTAGAAATAGAGTATTTAGACGAAAACCAGCTTAAACAAGAGCTAGAGCGACTAACCGCCCAAGGAATGAGCTTAACCCAAGCTTGTAAGGAAATAGCCCCATTTACCAACCTTTCTCGGCGAGAAATTTATCAACTAACCATAGCCAAAAAATTTTTTGACTGA